GGCGGTGCGGTGGCGACGGATGACACCGAGATTCTCGACGCGGCGATCCAGGTAGCCCAGCACGAGGGGATCGAGATGGCTCCGACCTGCGCGGCCGCAGCCAGCGGCGCGTGGGCGCTCGCAGAGCGCGGCGAGTTCGACGGCGACGAGACGGTCGTCATCCTGAATACGGGGACGGGGAACAAGGACGCGGACGTGTTGCGAAGTCACCTGATGAGTCAGGGAATATAGGGCTGTTTCGCTGTTCGTCTCCGTTTTCGACCTACAGTTGAGCGGTGTCGAAAAAAGCGGCGTCGAACCAAAAGGTGTCGAAATGAGGGGTGTCGAGAGATGACGAGAGCCGTGCTGGATTCTACTGTTGAATGATAGCACACCACAAACACGTACTTGTCAACGGTGTGTGTTGATCCGGTATGACCGCTGCCGACTCGTTCGATAGCATCGCACCCTTTTACGACGCAGTACACCAACAGCAGGCCGACATCGAGTTCTACCGTGATCTCGCACTCGAGTGCGACGGCCCCGTCCTCGAGGTCGGCTGTGGCACCGGCCGGATCTATCTCGAACTCCGTCGGGCTGGTGTCGATGTCACGGGTATCGACATCTCTGCGGACTCGCTGGACGCACTCCGCGACAAAGCCACACAGGACGACCTGGCGGTCGATGTTCGACAGGCAGACATGCGCACGTTCGATCCCGAACCCGGCCGCGAGTACGCGCTCGTTATCGTCCCCTTCCGGACGTTTCTCTACCTGCAGACGGTCGATGACAGGCTGGCGGCACTCGAGTCCTTCCACAGTGCGCTCGGCCCCGACGGCCGACTGGCGCTCAACGCGTTCGTTCCCGATCCGGAAATCGTCGCCGAACACTACGGTGAGTGGCGAGCACGGAAGCTCGAAATCGACGGCGAGCGCTACACCCACCGGACCAGATCCACCGTCGTCGACGCCGTCGAACAGCGCGTTCGCGTCCAAACGGAGGTTCTCGACGCAGACGAGTCACTGGTCGTCGACAGCAGCCACGAACTGTCGCTCGTTTCGAAAGCCGAGTTCGAGTTGCTCTTTCGCCTCTCGCCGTTTACCTCGTGGAACGTGTTCGGTGGCTTCGAGTTGGAGTCACTCGAGACGGCGACACAGGAGATGGTTTGGTTCGCGGAGTGAGGGCAGGAGTTCACGGAGTGGTGGTAGGAGCGCCGGCTGGTGGCTGGCGGTTGGCGGCCACGAGAGGCGACAAATCGGTGTTGTCGTTGCTATCAGCGGTGGTTCGTTTCGTAGCGTTTTTCTCACCTCTCGGGAAACGAGGCGGTATGACTGCCGAGACGCCCTGGGATGAGTGGGACCATATTCTCAAGATAGATCCCGACAAGGAGTTACCTGACGGGGTCACCTACGGGGACCTCTGTGCGACCGGCACCGACGCAATCGAAGTCGGCGGCACGATGGGAATCACCGAGGAGAAGATGGAAGCCGTCGTCGAGGCCTGTGCCGAACACGACGTGCCGCTCTACCAAGAACCATCGAGCCCTGACGTCGTCATCGATAACCGGGCACTGGAGGGCTACCTTATCCCGACCGTCTTCAACGCTGGCTCGCCGTTCTGGATCACCGGTGCACACAAGGAGTGGGTCCGCATCGACAACGGTCTGGACTGGGACCGAACCGCGACGGAGGCCTACATCGT
The DNA window shown above is from Natrialba magadii ATCC 43099 and carries:
- a CDS encoding class I SAM-dependent methyltransferase, with amino-acid sequence MTAADSFDSIAPFYDAVHQQQADIEFYRDLALECDGPVLEVGCGTGRIYLELRRAGVDVTGIDISADSLDALRDKATQDDLAVDVRQADMRTFDPEPGREYALVIVPFRTFLYLQTVDDRLAALESFHSALGPDGRLALNAFVPDPEIVAEHYGEWRARKLEIDGERYTHRTRSTVVDAVEQRVRVQTEVLDADESLVVDSSHELSLVSKAEFELLFRLSPFTSWNVFGGFELESLETATQEMVWFAE
- a CDS encoding phosphoglycerol geranylgeranyltransferase, encoding MTAETPWDEWDHILKIDPDKELPDGVTYGDLCATGTDAIEVGGTMGITEEKMEAVVEACAEHDVPLYQEPSSPDVVIDNRALEGYLIPTVFNAGSPFWITGAHKEWVRIDNGLDWDRTATEAYIVMNPDADVATYTEADCDLDADDVAAYAEVAERMFGQEIVYVEYSGMLGDEDIVEAASGAVDDATLFYGGGIHDYDSAYSMAQYADVIVVGDLAHDEGVDAVRETVEAATDA